The following proteins are co-located in the Hydrogenophaga sp. RAC07 genome:
- a CDS encoding aldolase, with product MNHETDYHAEPCRQARTDLALALRAAAHFGLSEGVCNHFSVELPDGSGRFLLNPRGLLWSEVQADDIVMVDVHGEALAGRHPVESTAMHIHSGIHRVARQAVVLHTHMPYATALTLTQDRALDTTLSQNAMRFHGRVAIDPHYNGLALDAGEGERIARAMGTAGIAFLANHGVVVCGPRIDHAFDDLYYLERACMAQVLAQSTGRPLKPADKDTAAHVASQMQSERLQSELFFEALRRTV from the coding sequence ATGAACCACGAAACCGACTACCACGCCGAACCCTGCCGACAAGCCCGAACCGATCTGGCGCTGGCCCTGCGTGCCGCCGCGCATTTCGGCCTGTCCGAAGGCGTCTGCAACCACTTCAGCGTCGAGCTGCCCGACGGCTCGGGCCGCTTTCTGCTCAACCCGCGCGGCCTGCTGTGGAGCGAGGTGCAGGCCGACGACATCGTGATGGTGGACGTGCACGGCGAGGCGCTGGCCGGGCGGCACCCGGTGGAGTCCACCGCCATGCACATCCACAGCGGCATCCACCGGGTGGCGCGCCAGGCGGTGGTGTTGCACACCCACATGCCCTACGCCACCGCGCTCACGCTCACGCAGGACCGCGCGCTGGACACCACGCTGTCGCAGAACGCCATGCGTTTCCATGGCCGCGTGGCCATCGACCCGCACTACAACGGCCTGGCGCTGGACGCGGGCGAAGGCGAACGCATCGCACGCGCCATGGGCACGGCCGGCATCGCCTTTCTCGCCAACCACGGCGTGGTGGTGTGCGGCCCCCGCATCGACCATGCGTTTGACGACCTCTACTACCTGGAACGCGCCTGCATGGCGCAGGTGCTGGCCCAGTCCACCGGGCGGCCGCTGAAGCCGGCCGACAAGGACACCGCGGCACACGTGGCCAGCCAGATGCAGAGCGAGCGCCTGCAGTCCGAGCTGTTCTTCGAGGCCTTGCGCCGCACCGTCTGA
- a CDS encoding AMP-binding protein produces MTQLILDHVYQHERERRNEPFLTQPIGQGEVVTFTWGETMDQARRMAAHLRAQGFEPGARIAMLAKNSAHFFMVDLAVWMAGGTTVAIFPTESAHNIAYVLEHSEARLLFVGKLDDWERQAPGVPATLPCIALPLAPDTGLERWDEIVARTEPLTGEPMRAADELALLLYTSGSTGQPKGVMQTFGSVSAAAQCIVEEMRHRFPEGTELRVLSYLPLAHCFERAWVECQAFVRGDMQVYFTDTAATFMQDLQRARPTLFISVPRLWTKFQQGVLAKMPAAQLDAMLDNPATAAAVGAKVLASLGLDQVKNAGSGSAPLPAELLVWYRRLGLNLFEGYGMTEDFAYSHGGDGDASLPGHVGRPYPGVQARLADDGEILVKSPGRMAGYYKQPELNAEAFTDDGFFHTGDLGVLNEQGVLRITGRKKELFKTAKGKYVAPVPIENLLNAHPMVELALVSGVGQATPYAVLVLDEALRPRLADPAVQAEAQASLTALLQQVNAQLASYEKLQFLVVASEPWSIENGCLTPTMKIKRSRIEAALEPHLPRWYEQPQAVIWA; encoded by the coding sequence ATGACCCAGCTGATCCTCGACCATGTCTACCAGCACGAGCGCGAGCGTCGGAACGAGCCCTTTCTCACGCAACCGATCGGCCAGGGCGAGGTCGTGACCTTCACCTGGGGCGAGACCATGGACCAGGCGCGGCGCATGGCTGCCCACCTGCGTGCTCAGGGGTTTGAACCGGGCGCGCGCATCGCCATGCTGGCCAAGAACAGCGCCCACTTCTTCATGGTCGACCTGGCGGTGTGGATGGCCGGCGGCACCACGGTGGCGATCTTCCCCACCGAATCGGCCCACAACATTGCCTACGTGCTCGAACACAGCGAAGCCCGTCTGCTCTTCGTGGGCAAGCTTGACGACTGGGAGCGGCAGGCACCGGGCGTGCCCGCCACGCTGCCCTGCATCGCGTTGCCGCTGGCGCCGGACACCGGCTTGGAGCGCTGGGACGAGATCGTCGCCCGCACAGAACCCCTGACCGGTGAACCCATGCGCGCGGCCGACGAGCTTGCGCTGCTGCTCTACACCTCCGGCTCCACCGGCCAGCCCAAGGGCGTGATGCAGACCTTCGGCAGCGTGAGCGCGGCCGCGCAATGCATCGTGGAAGAAATGCGCCACCGCTTTCCCGAAGGCACGGAACTGCGCGTGTTGTCCTACCTGCCGCTGGCGCACTGCTTCGAGCGCGCCTGGGTGGAATGCCAGGCCTTCGTGCGCGGCGACATGCAGGTGTACTTCACCGACACCGCCGCCACCTTCATGCAGGACCTGCAGCGCGCCCGGCCCACGCTGTTCATCTCGGTGCCGCGGCTGTGGACCAAGTTCCAACAGGGCGTGCTGGCCAAGATGCCGGCGGCCCAGCTCGACGCGATGCTCGACAACCCCGCCACCGCGGCCGCGGTGGGCGCCAAGGTGCTGGCCAGCCTGGGGCTGGACCAGGTGAAGAACGCCGGCAGCGGCTCCGCGCCGCTGCCGGCCGAACTGCTGGTGTGGTACCGGCGCCTGGGCCTGAACCTGTTCGAGGGCTACGGCATGACCGAAGACTTCGCTTACTCGCATGGAGGCGACGGCGACGCCTCGCTGCCCGGCCATGTCGGCCGGCCCTACCCCGGCGTGCAGGCCCGCCTGGCCGACGATGGCGAGATCCTCGTCAAGTCGCCCGGGCGCATGGCGGGCTACTACAAACAGCCCGAACTCAATGCCGAGGCCTTCACCGACGACGGCTTCTTCCACACCGGCGATCTCGGCGTGCTCAACGAGCAGGGGGTGCTGCGCATCACCGGGCGCAAGAAGGAGCTCTTCAAGACCGCCAAGGGCAAGTACGTGGCCCCGGTGCCGATCGAGAACCTGCTCAACGCCCACCCGATGGTGGAGCTGGCCCTGGTCTCGGGCGTGGGCCAGGCCACGCCGTACGCGGTGCTGGTGCTCGACGAAGCGCTGCGCCCGCGACTGGCCGACCCCGCCGTGCAAGCCGAAGCACAGGCCTCACTGACAGCGCTGCTGCAGCAGGTGAATGCGCAGCTCGCGAGCTACGAGAAATTGCAGTTCCTGGTCGTGGCCAGCGAGCCCTGGAGCATCGAAAACGGATGCCTCACACCCACCATGAAGATCAAGCGCAGCCGCATTGAGGCCGCGTTGGAGCCGCACCTGCCGCGTTGGTACGAGCAGCCGCAAGCGGTGATCTGGGCCTGA
- a CDS encoding response regulator, protein MNTHHHVQRVVLIDDSENDNFFHEIALRKAGFGGEVRIFESGESALDFLLQDRVSVPTVVFLDINMPGMNGFEVARALSDQLRPQAELQLNMLTSSAWSVDKATAESIGLIQHYLVKPLTPDMAADLIGQPESVRQAQ, encoded by the coding sequence ATGAACACACACCACCACGTGCAACGCGTCGTTCTGATCGACGACAGCGAGAACGACAACTTCTTCCACGAGATCGCGCTGCGCAAGGCCGGATTTGGCGGCGAAGTGCGCATCTTCGAGAGCGGCGAAAGTGCGCTCGACTTTCTGTTGCAGGACCGGGTGAGCGTGCCCACCGTGGTCTTTCTCGACATCAACATGCCCGGCATGAACGGCTTCGAAGTGGCGCGCGCGCTCAGCGACCAGCTGCGGCCGCAGGCCGAGCTGCAGCTGAACATGCTCACCTCGTCGGCGTGGTCGGTGGACAAGGCCACGGCGGAGTCCATCGGTCTCATCCAGCACTACCTGGTCAAACCGCTCACGCCCGACATGGCGGCGGACCTGATCGGCCAGCCCGAAAGTGTCCGGCAGGCTCAGTAG
- a CDS encoding PAS domain-containing protein produces the protein MPIPIPANESDRLAALRRLQILDTLPQKAFDSITALAAGICGTPMALISLVDSNRQWFKSRQGVELMQTSRSEAFCAHTIMEPSDVLVVNDATHDERFQDFPMVRRGELVFYAGAPIVTSGGAALGTVCVLDTLPRELNDEQLSMLKHLATLAMQLIEHERSRRDHSEVMVQQIVKGQQVVRDVLNEGRDMAAFIDREHCYLFVNPAFQRYWILEPQEIMGMRVQDLMATTHYRALFKPSINQALAGLESQFEIELDFPGMGTRYLEVTHTPAREAGVVHGVVERTRDITLRKQSERQLDEAVKELQAKRLANRKYVYSVSHDLKEPVNAITNATRLLAEGARERADPLETRCLRIAGEASAKLSRVLEDLRLYSEVDTSDMRMKPHPARSIYAEAVLAIGGELESAGAEVELSVEGSIRADAPLLSLAIRSILENLLGSAQRQDSAGDWLVSIRSHEELFTHRVDITTRRLAHPLSPADLSGGSIRPVSTRRARKRAMSDVRELGLGLSIASHIIDLHQGELQIELKSDGSNSYSVILPGHARATVPASAAPSA, from the coding sequence ATGCCCATCCCGATTCCGGCCAACGAAAGCGATCGCCTGGCCGCGCTGCGGCGCCTTCAGATTCTGGACACCTTGCCGCAGAAGGCCTTTGACAGCATCACGGCGCTGGCGGCCGGCATCTGCGGCACACCCATGGCGCTGATTTCGCTGGTGGATTCGAACCGGCAGTGGTTCAAGTCGCGTCAGGGTGTGGAGCTCATGCAAACCTCGCGCAGCGAGGCCTTTTGTGCCCACACCATCATGGAGCCCAGCGACGTGCTGGTGGTGAACGACGCCACCCACGATGAACGGTTTCAGGACTTTCCCATGGTGCGCCGTGGCGAGCTGGTGTTTTATGCCGGCGCGCCCATCGTCACCTCGGGCGGGGCTGCGTTGGGCACGGTGTGTGTGCTTGACACATTGCCGCGTGAGCTCAACGACGAGCAGCTGAGCATGCTCAAGCACCTGGCCACTCTGGCCATGCAGCTGATCGAACACGAACGCAGCCGCCGCGACCATTCGGAGGTGATGGTCCAGCAGATCGTCAAAGGCCAGCAGGTGGTGCGCGATGTGCTCAACGAGGGCCGCGACATGGCCGCCTTCATCGACCGCGAGCACTGCTACCTGTTTGTGAACCCTGCGTTCCAGCGCTACTGGATCCTGGAGCCGCAGGAGATCATGGGCATGCGGGTGCAGGACCTGATGGCCACCACCCATTACCGTGCCCTGTTCAAGCCCAGCATCAACCAGGCGCTGGCAGGTCTCGAATCGCAGTTCGAAATCGAGCTGGATTTTCCCGGCATGGGCACGCGGTACCTCGAGGTCACGCACACGCCGGCACGCGAAGCGGGTGTGGTGCACGGCGTGGTCGAGCGCACGCGGGACATCACCTTGCGCAAACAGAGCGAGCGGCAACTCGACGAAGCCGTCAAGGAGTTGCAGGCCAAACGGCTGGCCAACCGCAAGTACGTCTACAGCGTGTCCCACGATCTCAAGGAGCCGGTCAACGCCATCACCAACGCCACGCGCCTGCTGGCCGAGGGCGCCCGGGAACGCGCCGACCCGCTGGAGACGCGCTGCCTGCGCATTGCCGGGGAAGCCAGCGCCAAGCTGTCGCGGGTGCTGGAAGACCTGCGCCTCTACAGCGAGGTGGACACCAGCGACATGCGCATGAAGCCGCACCCGGCGCGCAGCATTTATGCCGAAGCCGTGTTGGCGATCGGTGGTGAGCTCGAGTCCGCCGGCGCGGAGGTTGAACTCTCGGTGGAGGGCAGCATCCGCGCGGACGCACCGCTGCTGAGCCTGGCCATCCGCAGCATTCTGGAAAACCTGCTCGGTTCCGCGCAGCGCCAGGATTCGGCGGGCGATTGGCTGGTGTCCATCCGGTCGCATGAGGAGTTGTTCACCCACCGCGTGGACATCACCACCCGGCGACTGGCCCACCCACTTTCCCCGGCCGACTTGTCTGGCGGCTCGATCCGCCCGGTGTCGACCCGCCGGGCCCGCAAGCGCGCCATGAGCGATGTGCGCGAACTGGGTCTGGGCCTGTCCATCGCGTCCCACATCATCGATCTGCACCAGGGAGAGCTGCAGATCGAACTCAAATCCGACGGCAGCAACAGCTATTCCGTGATCCTGCCCGGCCATGCCCGGGCAACCGTGCCCGCCTCGGCGGCGCCTTCCGCATGA
- a CDS encoding response regulator produces MPHTQRVILVDDSDNDNFFHDIAVRKCGFAGEIKIFDKGEDALDFLLNDRVSVPTMVFMDINMAGMGGFELARTLEEQLEPGVPLQLHMLTSSSWSVDKATADSIGLIQSYLVKPLTRETAAALIDLS; encoded by the coding sequence ATGCCACACACCCAACGCGTCATCCTGGTGGATGACAGCGACAACGACAACTTTTTCCACGATATCGCCGTGCGCAAGTGCGGCTTCGCTGGCGAGATCAAGATCTTCGACAAGGGCGAAGACGCACTGGACTTTCTCTTGAACGACCGCGTGAGCGTGCCCACCATGGTGTTCATGGACATCAACATGGCCGGCATGGGCGGCTTCGAGCTGGCCCGCACCCTGGAGGAGCAGCTGGAGCCCGGTGTGCCGCTGCAGTTGCACATGCTCACCTCGTCGTCCTGGTCGGTCGACAAGGCCACGGCGGATTCGATCGGGCTGATCCAGAGCTACCTCGTCAAACCACTGACGCGCGAGACGGCGGCTGCGCTGATCGATCTGTCGTGA
- a CDS encoding YjfB family protein: MDVSPAAMVGAVVATQQASTAQEVQLAVMKKAMDMQGSGALSLLQSVTGNLPLATTGHVGTQLNLLA, from the coding sequence GTGGACGTTTCTCCCGCCGCAATGGTTGGCGCCGTCGTCGCCACCCAACAGGCCAGCACCGCGCAGGAAGTGCAGCTGGCCGTCATGAAAAAAGCCATGGACATGCAGGGCTCGGGCGCGCTGTCGCTGCTGCAGAGCGTCACCGGCAACCTGCCGCTGGCCACCACGGGCCATGTCGGCACGCAGCTCAATCTGCTGGCCTGA
- a CDS encoding NAD(P)H-dependent oxidoreductase → MNLFSKLQQRAAEGKPLRVGMIGAGKFGSMYLSQVPRTPGIHMVGIADLSPVRAKAALRNVGWTEEACSATSLEQAAKLGNTAVIEDSMLLIQSPFVDIVIDATGNPAVGIAHVLACCEHKKHIVMVNVEADALAGPLLKRKADEAGIVYSLAYGDQPALICEMVDWARAAGFSVVAAGKGTKYLPSYHESTPDTVWNHYGLTAEDAAKGGMNAQMFNSFLDGTKSAIEMAAVANATGLSAPSGLKFPAVGVDDLARVLKPREHGGILDQRGQVEVISSVERDTRPVFRDLRWGVYVTFAADSEYVARCFKEYGLITDPSGQYSSMYKPFHLIGLELGITVASIGVRTESTGAPVCWHGDVVATAKRDLQAGEMLDGEGGYTVYGKLLPAQESLALGGLPLGLAHGVKLLRPVKAGQAVGWNDVAFDADATAVKFRREMERVFAQP, encoded by the coding sequence ATGAATCTGTTCTCCAAACTGCAGCAGCGCGCCGCAGAAGGCAAGCCACTTCGCGTCGGCATGATCGGCGCCGGCAAATTCGGCTCCATGTACCTGTCGCAGGTGCCGCGCACGCCGGGCATCCACATGGTGGGCATTGCCGATCTGTCGCCCGTGCGCGCCAAGGCCGCGCTCAGAAACGTGGGCTGGACCGAAGAGGCCTGCAGCGCCACGTCGCTGGAGCAGGCGGCCAAACTGGGCAACACCGCGGTCATTGAAGACAGCATGCTGCTCATCCAGTCGCCTTTCGTGGACATCGTCATCGACGCCACGGGCAACCCGGCCGTGGGCATCGCCCATGTGCTCGCGTGCTGCGAGCACAAGAAGCACATCGTGATGGTGAATGTGGAGGCCGATGCGCTGGCCGGGCCCCTGCTGAAACGCAAGGCCGACGAGGCGGGCATCGTGTATTCGCTGGCGTATGGCGACCAGCCCGCGCTGATCTGTGAAATGGTCGACTGGGCGCGGGCCGCGGGGTTCTCGGTGGTGGCGGCGGGCAAGGGCACCAAGTACCTGCCGTCGTACCACGAGAGCACGCCCGACACGGTGTGGAACCACTACGGCCTCACCGCCGAAGACGCCGCGAAGGGAGGCATGAACGCACAGATGTTCAACAGCTTTCTGGACGGCACCAAGAGCGCCATCGAGATGGCTGCCGTGGCCAACGCCACCGGCCTGAGCGCGCCCAGCGGTCTGAAATTTCCAGCCGTGGGCGTGGACGACCTGGCGCGCGTGCTCAAGCCCCGGGAACACGGCGGCATCCTGGACCAGCGCGGGCAGGTGGAGGTGATCTCCAGTGTGGAGCGCGACACCCGCCCGGTGTTTCGCGACCTGCGCTGGGGTGTGTACGTGACCTTCGCCGCCGACAGCGAGTACGTGGCTCGTTGCTTCAAGGAATACGGCCTGATCACCGACCCCAGCGGACAGTATTCGAGCATGTACAAGCCCTTCCACCTCATCGGCCTGGAACTGGGCATCACGGTGGCGTCCATCGGTGTGCGCACTGAATCGACGGGTGCGCCGGTGTGCTGGCACGGTGATGTGGTGGCCACGGCCAAACGCGACTTGCAGGCGGGTGAAATGCTCGACGGCGAAGGGGGCTACACCGTGTACGGCAAGCTGCTCCCCGCACAGGAATCGCTCGCCCTGGGCGGATTGCCGCTGGGCCTGGCCCATGGGGTGAAGCTGCTCAGACCCGTGAAAGCCGGGCAGGCCGTGGGCTGGAACGATGTGGCGTTTGATGCCGACGCCACCGCGGTGAAATTCCGCCGTGAAATGGAAAGGGTGTTTGCTCAGCCGTGA
- a CDS encoding GreA/GreB family elongation factor — protein sequence MYKNLAAERLLTEIDHARLNKLHGVQLPPELIETLDSLDLVPSREIPPDVVTMYSQVMVEDLDSHQRQKLTLCYPEDAEPHLGFISVLSPVGASLLGQRVGATARWRTPNGDACAADIVALLFQPEASGDFTT from the coding sequence ATGTACAAGAACCTTGCGGCTGAGCGGCTGCTCACCGAAATCGACCACGCGCGTCTGAACAAGCTGCACGGCGTGCAACTTCCGCCCGAGTTGATCGAGACACTCGACTCCCTCGATCTCGTGCCCTCGCGCGAGATCCCGCCCGACGTAGTGACGATGTACTCGCAGGTCATGGTCGAAGACCTCGACTCCCACCAGCGCCAGAAGCTCACGCTGTGCTACCCCGAAGACGCCGAGCCGCACCTGGGCTTCATCTCCGTACTTTCACCCGTGGGCGCCAGCCTGCTCGGGCAGCGCGTGGGCGCCACCGCCCGCTGGCGCACACCCAATGGGGATGCGTGCGCGGCCGACATCGTGGCGCTGCTGTTCCAGCCCGAAGCCAGCGGCGACTTCACCACCTAG
- the gdhA gene encoding NADP-specific glutamate dehydrogenase — MKYTSAHHFLEHVATRNPGQTEFHQAVSEVLESLWPFIQTHPKYAEQGLLDRLVEPERVLMFRISWVNDHGDVQVNRGYRIQHSSAIGPYKGGMRFHPSVNLSILKFLAFEQTFKNALTTLPMGGGKGGSDFDPKGKSPGEVMRFCQALMSELFRHVGSDTDVPAGDIGVGAREVGFMAGMMKKLSNRSDCVFTGKGLSFGGSLVRPEATGYGTVYFAQEMLKQKGRSFDGLRVSVSGSGNVAQYAVEKAMALGAKVVTVSDSSGTVIDEDGFTPEKLAELMEVKNHLYGRVSDYATRTHSRFEAGVRPWGVPVDVALPCATQNELDAADADTLIKNGVVCVAEGANMPTTMQAVERFEAAGVLYAPGKASNAGGVATSGLEMSQNAMRLSWPRAEVDDRLHTIMVGIHEACLLHGRRTDGSVSYVDGANIAGFVKVADAMLAQGVI, encoded by the coding sequence ATGAAATACACATCGGCCCACCACTTCCTCGAACACGTCGCCACCCGCAACCCCGGACAAACCGAATTCCACCAAGCCGTCTCGGAGGTGTTGGAAAGCCTCTGGCCCTTCATCCAGACGCACCCGAAATACGCCGAACAAGGCCTGCTGGACCGGCTGGTGGAACCGGAGCGGGTGTTGATGTTCCGCATCTCCTGGGTCAACGACCACGGCGATGTGCAGGTCAACCGGGGCTACCGCATCCAGCACAGCTCGGCCATCGGTCCGTACAAGGGCGGCATGCGCTTCCACCCCTCGGTCAACCTGTCGATCCTGAAATTCCTGGCCTTCGAGCAGACCTTCAAGAACGCACTCACCACCCTGCCCATGGGCGGTGGCAAGGGCGGCTCCGACTTCGACCCCAAGGGCAAGAGCCCGGGTGAGGTGATGCGCTTCTGCCAGGCCTTGATGAGCGAGTTGTTCCGCCATGTCGGGTCCGACACCGACGTGCCTGCGGGCGACATCGGTGTGGGCGCCCGGGAGGTCGGCTTCATGGCCGGCATGATGAAAAAACTGAGCAACCGCTCCGACTGCGTGTTCACCGGCAAAGGCCTGTCGTTCGGCGGCTCGCTGGTGCGGCCCGAGGCCACCGGCTACGGCACGGTGTACTTCGCGCAGGAAATGCTCAAGCAGAAGGGGCGCAGTTTCGACGGCCTGCGGGTGAGTGTGTCGGGCTCGGGCAACGTGGCCCAGTACGCGGTGGAGAAAGCCATGGCACTCGGCGCCAAGGTGGTCACCGTGTCCGACTCCAGCGGTACCGTGATCGACGAAGACGGCTTCACCCCGGAGAAGCTCGCCGAGCTGATGGAGGTGAAGAACCACCTGTACGGGCGCGTGAGCGACTACGCCACCCGCACCCACAGCCGCTTCGAGGCCGGCGTGCGCCCCTGGGGCGTGCCGGTGGATGTGGCGCTGCCCTGCGCCACGCAGAACGAACTGGACGCGGCCGACGCCGACACGCTCATCAAGAACGGCGTGGTCTGCGTGGCCGAGGGGGCCAACATGCCGACCACCATGCAAGCCGTGGAGCGTTTTGAAGCGGCGGGCGTGCTGTACGCGCCCGGCAAGGCCAGCAACGCCGGTGGCGTGGCCACCTCGGGTCTGGAGATGAGCCAGAACGCAATGCGCCTTTCATGGCCGCGCGCCGAAGTCGACGACCGCCTGCACACCATCATGGTGGGCATCCACGAAGCCTGCTTGCTGCACGGCCGACGCACCGACGGCTCGGTGAGTTATGTGGACGGCGCCAACATCGCGGGCTTCGTCAAGGTGGCCGACGCGATGCTCGCGCAGGGCGTGATCTAG
- a CDS encoding MgtC/SapB family protein produces the protein MWLEIWTTVQQEFSDIGNAEDLTKICLRLTVALALGALLGYERESVGAAAGLRTHMLVALGAALFMVIPHQAGMRIEDVSRVMQGVIAGIGFLGAGAIMKLKDESIKGLTTAAGIWLTAAVGMAAGMGLEATAVVSAVFGWIVLFLLRKQQG, from the coding sequence ATGTGGCTGGAAATCTGGACGACGGTTCAACAGGAGTTCTCGGACATCGGCAACGCTGAAGACCTGACGAAAATCTGCCTTCGACTCACCGTCGCGCTGGCGCTTGGTGCCTTGCTGGGCTACGAGCGCGAGTCGGTCGGTGCTGCGGCCGGCCTGCGGACCCACATGCTGGTGGCCCTCGGTGCGGCGCTCTTCATGGTCATTCCGCACCAAGCCGGCATGCGGATCGAAGATGTGTCCAGGGTCATGCAGGGCGTGATCGCCGGCATCGGATTTTTGGGGGCCGGCGCCATCATGAAGTTGAAGGACGAGTCGATCAAAGGCCTCACCACGGCGGCGGGCATCTGGCTCACGGCGGCGGTCGGCATGGCCGCCGGCATGGGGCTGGAAGCGACCGCCGTGGTGAGCGCCGTGTTTGGCTGGATCGTTCTGTTTCTGCTCAGGAAACAGCAGGGCTAG
- a CDS encoding nucleotidyl transferase AbiEii/AbiGii toxin family protein, with the protein MFERANHQRISAVLRCLDGPRLLKNHCLLGGGTAIVLARDEYREAIHIELCCNSAEVYREIRRAVDAQDPGWLFREPVQMLREPNFHRHGIRLAVLLDGTPVKIEILLENRIPFAACLPEAAIEGVWSLAEEDLVATRLMANTDRYGDDSFMSRDIIDLAMLATDGILSPAGVTKARKVYQNGIDTAFVRAKAILLESDGRVATCMRELKMKMPPHELARRIERLEFIDALRWWV; encoded by the coding sequence GTGTTTGAACGAGCGAATCACCAGCGCATCTCGGCGGTCCTGAGATGTCTTGACGGGCCCAGGCTCCTCAAGAACCACTGCCTGCTCGGCGGGGGCACGGCCATCGTGCTCGCGCGCGACGAGTACCGCGAAGCGATTCACATCGAGCTCTGCTGCAACTCGGCCGAGGTGTACCGGGAGATCCGCCGGGCCGTGGACGCGCAGGATCCCGGCTGGCTGTTCCGGGAGCCGGTGCAGATGCTGCGGGAGCCCAACTTCCATCGCCACGGCATACGCCTGGCGGTCCTGCTCGATGGCACCCCCGTCAAGATCGAAATCCTGCTGGAGAACCGAATCCCGTTCGCGGCATGCCTGCCCGAAGCCGCGATCGAGGGCGTCTGGAGTCTGGCCGAGGAGGACCTCGTGGCCACCCGGCTGATGGCCAACACCGACCGTTATGGGGACGATTCCTTCATGAGCCGCGACATCATCGACCTGGCCATGCTGGCCACCGACGGCATCCTGTCGCCGGCGGGCGTGACCAAGGCGCGCAAGGTGTACCAAAATGGCATCGACACGGCGTTCGTGCGCGCGAAGGCCATTCTGCTGGAGAGCGACGGTCGTGTGGCAACGTGCATGCGCGAACTCAAGATGAAGATGCCCCCGCATGAACTCGCCAGGCGCATTGAGCGGCTGGAGTTCATCGATGCCCTGCGCTGGTGGGTTTGA
- a CDS encoding Crp/Fnr family transcriptional regulator yields MSPSNISHREQNQLLAAMPFDDWRYIESQLEWVEMLAGDTSLVTTMRDGATVEVVAVGNEGMLGVDAFMGSSNANVSTSASGTVMSQNTALVLRSGHGYRMSAQSIALQAKRSAPVMHHLLNYARTLFLHMSQTSACNRHHSLDQQLARWLLVHLDRQADGELQITQERISSMLGVRREGVTNGALRLQKAGVVRYGRGQISVIDREGLEAHSCECHGVIRAAYARLTNDAVLQVQPPRVSPFGQDMST; encoded by the coding sequence ATGTCACCCTCCAACATCTCCCACCGCGAACAGAACCAGCTGCTGGCGGCCATGCCCTTTGACGACTGGCGGTATATCGAGTCCCAGCTGGAATGGGTCGAAATGCTGGCGGGCGACACGTCGCTGGTCACCACCATGCGGGACGGCGCCACGGTCGAGGTGGTTGCCGTGGGCAACGAAGGCATGTTGGGCGTGGACGCCTTCATGGGCAGCAGCAACGCGAACGTCAGCACGTCCGCCAGCGGCACCGTGATGTCGCAGAACACGGCCCTGGTGCTGCGCAGCGGCCATGGGTACCGCATGAGTGCCCAGTCCATCGCCCTTCAAGCCAAACGTTCTGCCCCGGTGATGCACCACCTGCTCAACTACGCCCGCACGCTGTTTCTGCACATGTCGCAGACCTCGGCCTGCAACCGCCACCACTCCTTGGACCAACAACTCGCGAGGTGGTTGTTGGTGCACCTCGACCGGCAGGCCGATGGTGAACTGCAGATCACCCAGGAGCGCATCTCCAGCATGCTGGGCGTTCGCCGCGAAGGCGTGACCAACGGCGCCCTGCGCTTGCAAAAGGCGGGGGTGGTCCGTTATGGGCGTGGCCAGATTTCCGTGATCGACCGCGAGGGCCTGGAGGCCCACAGTTGCGAATGCCACGGTGTGATTCGCGCTGCCTACGCCCGACTCACCAACGACGCGGTGCTGCAGGTGCAACCACCGCGCGTCTCTCCGTTCGGGCAGGACATGTCCACCTGA
- a CDS encoding ureidoglycolate lyase has product MTTLRTTLTIEPLTAEAFRPFGDVIEASEAARHFTINEGFAERYHDLARIDTSGEGGHTAVSIFKALPRSFPMAITLMERHPLGSQAFVALAPLPFLVVVARAGEAPGPGDIRCFLAAAGQGVNYARGTWHHPLIALDAPGDFLVIDRGGPAAQGNCDEVTLEAGALWLDR; this is encoded by the coding sequence ATGACGACCTTGCGCACCACGCTGACCATCGAGCCCCTCACCGCCGAGGCCTTCCGTCCGTTCGGCGACGTGATCGAAGCCAGCGAGGCCGCGCGCCACTTCACCATCAACGAGGGCTTTGCCGAGCGTTACCACGACCTCGCGCGCATTGACACCTCAGGCGAGGGCGGCCACACCGCCGTCAGCATCTTCAAGGCCTTGCCGCGGAGTTTCCCCATGGCCATCACGTTGATGGAGCGCCACCCGCTGGGCAGCCAGGCGTTCGTGGCGCTGGCGCCCTTGCCGTTTCTGGTGGTGGTGGCTCGGGCGGGAGAGGCGCCGGGGCCGGGCGACATCCGCTGTTTTCTGGCGGCAGCCGGACAGGGCGTGAACTACGCTCGCGGCACCTGGCACCACCCGTTGATCGCGCTGGATGCGCCGGGCGATTTTCTGGTGATCGACCGCGGTGGGCCGGCGGCGCAGGGGAATTGCGATGAAGTGACGCTGGAAGCCGGAGCGCTCTGGCTGGATCGCTGA